A stretch of Pedosphaera parvula Ellin514 DNA encodes these proteins:
- a CDS encoding MBL fold metallo-hydrolase, with the protein MNLEDHLGDIIRKGRKAANVSADVAAKVAGLTEAELTSLEESGKSAKKPNLAALANAIGLAPSKLESIAKGWLPSEKDLSIWRELRRITTEEKGMAVNSYVVWDEVSRDAAIFDTGWNAEQIIQLVEENKLQVRHIFLTHSHEDHIAALAPLREKFPKAHLHTSSKTAPPQHRNKPNDFLQLGSLRITNRDTPGHAEDGVTYIVGTWPEDAPHVAIVGDAIFAGSIGSGLISWDQAKQKVREQIFSLPPDTLICPGHGPFTTVAEEKANNPFFI; encoded by the coding sequence ATGAATTTGGAAGATCATTTGGGCGATATTATCCGCAAGGGCCGCAAAGCCGCCAACGTCTCGGCAGATGTTGCCGCCAAAGTTGCCGGTTTGACCGAGGCAGAACTCACCTCTCTGGAAGAATCCGGCAAGAGCGCTAAAAAACCGAACCTTGCCGCTCTCGCCAACGCCATCGGCTTGGCACCGTCCAAACTGGAATCCATCGCCAAAGGCTGGCTCCCCTCAGAAAAAGATCTCAGCATCTGGCGCGAATTGCGCCGCATCACCACTGAAGAAAAGGGCATGGCCGTTAATTCCTACGTAGTCTGGGACGAAGTTTCCCGCGATGCCGCCATTTTTGATACCGGCTGGAACGCCGAGCAGATCATCCAACTCGTGGAAGAAAACAAACTTCAAGTCCGTCACATCTTTCTTACCCACTCGCACGAAGACCACATCGCCGCACTCGCGCCATTGCGCGAAAAGTTCCCCAAGGCGCATCTGCATACCAGTTCCAAAACCGCGCCTCCGCAACACCGCAACAAACCCAATGATTTTCTCCAGCTTGGCAGTTTGCGCATCACCAATCGCGATACGCCGGGTCATGCCGAAGATGGTGTGACTTATATCGTCGGCACCTGGCCCGAGGACGCCCCTCACGTCGCCATTGTAGGCGATGCCATTTTCGCCGGCTCCATTGGCAGCGGATTGATTTCCTGGGATCAGGCAAAACAGAAAGTCCGCGAGCAAATCTTCAGCCTCCCACCCGATACCTTGATCTGCCCCGGCCACGGCCCCTTCACCACGGTTGCTGAAGAGAAGGCGAATAATCCGTTCTTCATTTAA